One window of Candidatus Marinimicrobia bacterium CG08_land_8_20_14_0_20_45_22 genomic DNA carries:
- a CDS encoding AcrB/AcrD/AcrF family protein has product TTILGLLPLAINWGEGGDMLQPMAIAVIGGLFFSLFVTLLLLPNLYYIFESDKKL; this is encoded by the coding sequence AACCACGATACTCGGGCTTCTGCCGCTGGCGATTAATTGGGGCGAAGGTGGCGATATGCTCCAGCCAATGGCAATCGCGGTAATTGGCGGGTTGTTCTTCTCGCTGTTTGTGACACTGTTGTTGTTACCAAATTTGTATTATATTTTCGAGTCTGATAAGAAACTTTAA